In Anopheles cruzii chromosome X, idAnoCruzAS_RS32_06, whole genome shotgun sequence, one genomic interval encodes:
- the LOC128266937 gene encoding exportin-6, which produces MEGMQSFASTELDCVEHLLARFFHPETSNAEKQSLERNLEALQDTHFSWKFCLANMRRFDNHYVWFFAVSTVERTIRLRWVQLTTDERSSIRDELLAIYCSYEPDVPVLQREKVAQLLAMVAKRQFPDEFSNYIGHLIDLLQTKFSLGLALCRATGDIITRNLNDVPSERQKRFSDTICSNIPTLLSLLNEYCAFFVQHLNANIAGPSGMANCVKPEATNGSLDSNRIESYTTELLQTLQQFFTWAPLATMDDSLLHNITLLAHWDEAHCHMSITALAALSELFYSHKVFPQRPRMVHTMNALLTQPQLRQAEELYQDKLTELLRVFIDREWMQHYYQNDFPAPGFLHYLRGFTFAAYGALAFAERLGCWERIVHSCPLEESANVDRQDPHCAEKRNVGERLQSIVETVIAVGCATLTRMLHQYDSDQLLEVLDNEVVDENMETELQQYYNQCLDFVSLVTQYQPFRMYNAIFEFAYDTSRPYQQFFELCKLIKGSSATINPNAATLRELADPANEVRLRWQLRDFGCSCQMLAYLCPSLRGKLDTVEASIDWLTSEQIRLFVEISQCSPPDRFYCQAGPNLTRDLIQAVAQLLTSVKSLLLFSGTNARPFDASMAEFFAQVAKQLAPLEHLRPFDRWNVLDNAAAFILYHASINHYQPEYLLEILQPFTISNLNHLDYTSAQKLRKAICFCIVAPWQCIPTNGVSLENHQNERLLQQYIAVLAENLLRLDLSDPSGWHSLLVTADEAHKEQTKTSGTTVNQQSTNATTVHMELAQLKDLIGSFSCCNSKVKVQLAIAYRPIIEKVLSLYRMLGSTGSQTSESPNALLLEFFHSVIAVLQAQLGEPFLHDAIRGFVEMFRIATASRQQLRSLNTLLSIFLLIVEKPSTGTLLLPDIVEFTVSAVLPVVFNCDLQVSKTDQHRHSEVCGAVFKLFHALLLHRWQYFCKTDLPRSLGWGESRFHDGGCNIVHTDQFGAILNSYGVTITGSKDTQLVHEVLDSLQELHIRWGLFRLEFFRTNFLSSFIATLLQALATPEGVLHSGIILNLLYSMSKVSTGCEVFTGIRSIGLAPETETHLNAVMQATDFPTFTQQMDVFIHDVKILQQPN; this is translated from the exons ATG GAGGGAATGCAGTCGTTTGCCTCAACCGAATTGGATTGCGTAGAGCATCTGCTGGCCCGTTTCTTCCACCCAGAGACTTCGAACGCAGAAAAGCAATCACTCGAGAGAAATCTGGAAGCACTTCAAGACACTCATTTCTCATGGAAGTTCTGTCTCGCAAATATGCGGCGGTTCGATAATCACTACGTgtggttttttgctgtttcgaCGGTCGAGCGCACAATCAGACTGCGCTGGGTGCAGTTAACGACAGATGAACGTTCCTCTATCCGCGATGAATTGCTTGCCATCTACTGCAGCTATGAGCCAGACGTACCCGTCCTACAGCGTGAAAAAGTTGCCCAGCTGCTAGCCATGGTCGCCAAGCGCCAGTTTCCCGACGAGTTTAGTAACTATATTGGGCACCTGATAGATTTGTTGCAAACCAAGTTTAGTCTTGGCTTAGCGCTTTGCCGAGCGACTGGCGACATCATAACCCGCAACTTGAACGATGTACCTAGTGAACGTCAAAAACGTTTCTCGGACACCATCTGCAGTAACATTCCAACCCTGCTCAGCCTGCTGAATGAGTATTGCGCTTTCTTTGTGCAACACCTCAATGCAAACATAGCAGGGCCGAGTGGGATGGCGAACTGCGTCAAACCTGAAGCAACAAATGGTTCGCTAGACTCTAACCGCATTGAAAGCTACACTACGGAGCTTCTGCAAACATTGCAGCAGTTCTTCACCTGGGCTCCGCTTGCAACGATGGATGATTCGTTGCTGCACAATATCACCCTGCTGGCACACTGGGATGAAGCTCACTGCCATATGTCCATAACTGCACTCGCAGCGCTCTCGGAGTTGTTTTACAGCCACAAAGTGTTTCCGCAGCGTCCTCGCATGGTTCATACGATGAATGCACTGCTAACGCAACCACAGCTACGGCAGGCGGAAGAGCTGTACCAGGACAAACTGACCGAGTTATTGCGGGTGTTTATCGATCGCGAATGGATGCAACACTACTACCAAAATGATTTTCCAGCACCCGGTTTTTTGCACTATCTACGAGGTTTTACATTCGCTGCTTATGGCGCACTCGCCTTTGCCGAGCGGCTTGGCTGTTGGGAGAGAATCGTTCATAGTTGTCCCCTCGAGGAGAGTGCAAATGTTGACCGACAGGATCCGCACTGTGCCGAGAAGCGTAATGTTGGCGAGCGTTTGCAGAGTATTGTCGAAACGGTGATAGCTGTCGGTTGTGCTACGTTGACGCGAATGCTGCACCAGTACGATAGCGATCAGTTGTTGGAAGTGCTGGATAACGAGGTCGTCGACGAGAAT ATGGAAACTGAACTACAACAGTATTACAATCAGTGTCTTGACTTTGTCTCGCTGGTCACCCAATATCAACCATTCCGCATGTACAATGCCATTTTCGAATTCGCCTACGACACAAGTCGCCCCTATCAGCAGTTCTTCGAGTTATGCAAACTGATTAAAGGAAGCAGTGCTACTATCAACCCCAACGCGGCTACTCTTCGTGAATTGGCAGATCCAGCGAACGAGGTACGACTTCGCTGGCAGCTGCGGGACTTTGGCTGTTCATGCCAAATGTTAGCCTATCTCTGTCCGTCACTACGCGGCAAGCTCGATACCGTGGAAGCATCCATCGATTGGCTCACCAGCGAACAGATTCGTCTGTTTGTAGAGATCAGCCAGTGCTCACCACCCGATCGCTTTTACTGTCAAGCAGGACCTAATTTGACGCGAGATCTGATTCAAGC gGTAGCGCAGTTGCTTACTTCGGTAAAGTCTTTGCTATTATTTTCTGGAACGAATGCACGACCGTTCGATGCTTCGATGGCGGAATTTTTCGCCCAGGTCGCTAAACAACTTGCACCACTTGAGCACCTCCGTCCGTTTGATCGGTGGAACGTGCTGGATAATGCGGCGGCCTTTATTTTGTATCACGCCAGTATCAACCACTATCAACCAGAGTATCTTCTGGAGATACTGCAGCCATTTACCATTTCAAACCTAAACCATCTTGATTACACCAGCGCCCAGAAGCTGCGTAAAGCGATCTGCTTCTGTATTGTTGCACCGTGGCAGTGCATCCCTACTAATGGGGTGAGCTTAGAGAATCACCAAAATGAACGACTTTTGCAGCAGTACATTGCAGTGTTGGCAGAAAATTTGTTGCGTCTTGATCTATCCGATCCATCAGGCTGGCATTCGTTGTTGGTGACTGCAGATGAGGCACATAAAGAGCAGACAAAGACGAGTGGCACAACAGTCAACCAACAGTCAACCAACGCAACTACCGTTCACATGGAACTGGCTCAGCTGAAGGACCTAATTGGGAGCTTTTCATGTTGCAATAGCAAGGTGAAAGTTCAGTTGGCGATTGCATACCGTCCCATCATCGAGaaagttctctctctctaccgtATGCTCGGGTCTACCGGCAGTCAGACCAGCGAGTCTCCGAACGCACTGTTACTTGAATTCTTTCACAGCGTTATTGCCGTGCTACAAGCACAACTCGGAGAACCTTTCCTGCACGACGCCATTCGCGGCTTTGTGGAAATGTTTCGCATCGCCACCGCCTCGCGCCAACAGCTACGCTCACTCAATACCTTGCTTAGCATCTTCCTGTTGATCGTTGAGAAACCGAGTACCGGAACACTACTACTGCCAGACATCGTAGAGTTCACCGTTTCAGCGGTACTGCCAGTTGTTTTCAATTGCGACTTGCAAGTGTCCAAAACAGACCAGCACCGCCATAGCGAGGTGTGTGGAGCTGTGTTCAAACTCTTTCACGCGTTGCTCCTTCACCGGTGGCAATACTTCTGCAAAACCGATCTGCCAAGAAGTCTTGGTTGGGGCGAAAGCAGGTTTCACGATGGCGGTTGCAACATTGTTCATACTGACCAATTTGGAGCCATATTGAATAGTTACGGCGTGACGATCACGGGCTCAAAGGATACGCAACTTGTGCACGAAGTACTCGATTCCTTGCAGGAGCTCCACATTCGATGGGGCCTTTTTCGGTTGGAGTTTTTCCGAACCAATTTTCTATCATCATTCATAGCGACACTATTGCAAGCACTTGCAACGCCCGAGGGTGTCTTGCACTCGGGGATTATACTGAATTTACTGTACTCGATGTCAAAGGTCAGCACCGGGTGCGAAGTGTTTACCGGGATACGATCGATCGGGTTGGCCCCAGAAACGGAAACACATTTGAATGCTGTGATGCAAGCAACG GACTTTCCTACGTTCACCCAGCAGATGGATGTTTTCATTCACGATGTCAAAATTCTTCAACAACCGAACTGA